Proteins found in one Pseudomonadota bacterium genomic segment:
- a CDS encoding J domain-containing protein: MEAPSGIERRDPCAPLLRLGATLAAARREGSNGIVEVLEGGRAHTVRVVHGAIADVVSEFGAPEREAISRRAARLFALERPRVAFTPLPFGTSAGELADPDQVVVEGVRARGDLFDPLRLVERIPVRALRIGPEKRSLIARLRLAEDELELVEGLRIPTPIPLVLWKRGLDPRRAGALVVALNLVGAFDADWRPGLLPRLTSAIRVLERAAAGATDRELLDAPSDDDPREEDRAFRKLTLELHPDRLRGLPADEARMAEEAIRLVNAAYDRLKRSRRSPKLRGDAVGRVKLVRRAPESWAELLDVTRSCLEIGDVPRARAYALKALALSPPPAARAELVSVLTRAA; encoded by the coding sequence GGCATCGTCGAGGTCCTTGAAGGCGGCCGCGCGCACACGGTCCGCGTGGTCCACGGCGCGATCGCGGACGTCGTTTCGGAGTTCGGCGCGCCCGAGCGCGAGGCGATCTCCCGCAGGGCGGCCCGGCTGTTCGCGCTCGAGCGGCCCCGCGTCGCGTTCACGCCGCTGCCGTTCGGCACGAGCGCCGGAGAGCTCGCGGATCCGGACCAGGTCGTCGTCGAGGGCGTCCGCGCGCGCGGCGATCTGTTCGATCCGCTGCGACTCGTCGAGCGGATCCCGGTGCGGGCGCTGCGGATCGGACCCGAGAAGCGCTCGCTGATCGCCCGCCTCCGGCTCGCGGAAGACGAGCTCGAGCTCGTCGAGGGGCTCCGGATACCGACGCCGATCCCGCTCGTCCTGTGGAAGCGGGGGCTGGATCCGCGGCGCGCCGGCGCGCTCGTCGTGGCGCTCAACCTCGTGGGCGCGTTCGACGCCGACTGGCGTCCGGGGCTCCTGCCGCGGCTCACCTCCGCGATCCGGGTGCTCGAGCGCGCCGCGGCGGGCGCGACCGACCGCGAGCTGCTCGACGCCCCGTCGGACGACGACCCGCGCGAGGAGGATCGCGCGTTCCGCAAGCTGACGCTCGAGCTCCACCCGGACCGGCTGCGCGGGCTGCCCGCGGACGAGGCGCGCATGGCCGAGGAGGCGATCCGGCTCGTCAACGCGGCCTACGATCGGCTGAAGCGCTCGCGCCGCTCCCCGAAGCTCCGCGGCGACGCCGTCGGCCGCGTGAAGCTCGTCCGCCGCGCGCCCGAGAGCTGGGCCGAGCTGCTCGACGTCACCCGCAGCTGCCTCGAGATAGGGGACGTGCCGCGCGCCCGGGCGTACGCGCTCAAGGCGCTCGCCCTGTCCCCGCCGCCCGCGGCCCGCGCCGAGCTCGTCTCGGTCCTCACCCGCGCCGCCTAG